Sequence from the Cucurbita pepo subsp. pepo cultivar mu-cu-16 chromosome LG02, ASM280686v2, whole genome shotgun sequence genome:
AGTttcgtgagagttatctaaacgagttagtttcagagcGAGCGTCTATTATCTACAAGTTGGTATCGGAGCGGCTCTTAAtctctacaaattggtatcagagcagatttattttctacaaattggtttcagagtaaattttatttcaacaagaTCCACCATGCAATATAATCCAACAAACCATTGAGTCACACATCCCTAATTGTTTTCATATCATGGTAGGTTAGGGCTTGGGTTGTGTATTCTTGACCCTCGTTCTTAGATCATCATTTTAGGTTATTAGGTTGTAGCTCTAAGAGTTCTCTCCTAAGTTTTGAGGCACAACCAAAGAAACATGATTAACATGTAAGACCTAATCCATATGAGTCATAAATATTTCTGACTCAATATTTCTTTACATGCATAAATCTTTCATGAGTATCTTGTCACTTTATATAAAAACCTTGATTTTATAGATGAAGACACTTCATCTGTCTCGTCAAGGGAACCCGGACACAAAGCACATCATAGGTGCAACGCATGAGGTAACTGCCTTTGCAAATACGATGTGAAAAGTACTAGAtagatttagaaaaaatgtcaactaGCAAAAAAGTCTTCCAGggtttgaaagaagaaaaagaacatacCCAACGTTATGATTACGAACAGACTGCCCTATTTGGTAGAGAATCACGGGCCTTTCAAAGAGCTGCTCGAGCCATTTTCGACATTCCCTAAGCAATCTTTTGAGTATGCTTGttgttgaacttaaaaaaatcgGGGTCAGTGACTGCAAGAAGTTTGTGCCATTTTGAGCCTTGATAACTCGGGTCCCGTCCAATAGCCAGTCCCTACCCAGAGAAAGCTCCTCCATCTTTAAGATGATTCTTCTTTGACtcttcacacatatcaatatatatgacacgtgccgAATCACGGGGCACCTgttaatatcaaatataaacatgccgatagtaaggccacttacttgattaGCTTAGGTTGATGTTCCGAAATtatcttaatgaaagttcgattctgtcatttgaaatccaaaccaacctatgtgagctcatgacaaataatttacattggtcGATTATTAAAAGTCTCGAAaggttatatatctataattatgtttttattaaaaatcaaaaaatcttattttatatgGTTACGGTTGTATATAAAAAAGTTGATAGAGTTATTTGAGTCATTTTGTGCTTTCTTGCCCtttgtatttacttttcttatttttttttctttatctgtATTTACTCcattgttttttacttttcttgtttttctttatctttatttacTCTAttgcattttaattttgttcacaGGTATTccaaattgtttttctttatctttatttactcttaattttgttcacatgtattcttaattttgttcacatgtattccaaatttttagTGGATCCATTTAAatctttcaaatctttcttatctttttgtttcattttctttccctcttaacacttgattttgtttacaaattttctttgtcattttatttttaatctattcatttgtttACTGATCTAATATTATTGatctaatattattaatcTACAGTGATTACTagaattcatataaattattggcatttagtttctaactcaaaattGAACCATTCtaatgaagatttaattataattggatgtgattttttaaaaaataggacaaaaaaaattaagatttaatatatatcttattgATCAGATATATTCCACGTAAATCTTGTTAGGTGAATTGGGTAAAGgcattctcattttttcctCAATTGAATCTAtccattattgtttttctatttctttctgcAAACTGTAAGGTAGGAGAGATAATTGGGGAAGgaatgagaggttagtggagagaaacGAGTAAGattgtttctctttcttttaatagcAAAATGAGGAGATATAATCAATCTCAAAACGGCCCACTACTTCTCCGCAggaaacaaaggaaaagaaaaaggcagtTTGGTATGTCTTACATATCTTTATAACCATCATTTCCAAGCTTCAAGGGAACACAATTGTTTTCCATATCTTTTTTGAGAGCTACTTCTGCTTCACGGATGGCTCGACAAGAGGGGAGCAGCAGAGCAATTTCGATGAGCACGGTGGCAGTTGCAATGGCATTGTTGTTGCTGCTTGGCTTTGAACATGGCGATGCTGCTGCAACTTTTGTTGTTGGTGACTCGAACGGATGGAACCTGGGCGTGGAGGGATGGCCTAATGGGAAGGTGTTTAGAGCCGGTGACATATTAAGTGAGTTTTCAACTCTCGTTTTGATCGTTGAATAGTAACTGATATTTTACTTGCTTAATCGTATATGTTAAGATTGATGCATTGTATATGTTAAGATTGATGCATTGTATATGTTAAGATTGATGCATTGTATATGTTAAGATTGATGCATCGTATATGTTAAGATTGATGCTCTCTTAttatgttaagaatgaaaaaacaGAAGTGGgataaaaaatgagagaaagtAGAAAATATTCTACTACCCAAATCCTTaagatatgataaaatatatcaaacacaagtcccctagcagacgcattttaaagtcttgaggggaaacccgaaagggaaaggtTAAAgaggatctgggtcgttacattacgACTATATAAAATGCAGTTGGATCgttaataataaacaaaatNtttttttttttttttttttttttttttttttttttgtaggatTCAACTATAACCCGATAATCCACAACGTGGTGGCAGTGGACGAGGGGGGTTATAGAAGCTGCATAGCTCCAAGAGGCGCCAAAGTGTTCAATTCAGGCAAGGATGAGATCAAGCTCTCAACAGGACACAACTTCTTCATATGCACCACGGTAGGCCACTGCCAATTTGGGATGAAAATTGCTATCAATTCCCTCTAGTTCTTGACCACCCCATCTTATTTACACGTCAATGTTCAATGTTCTAagtctttaattttataaagataCTGATATAACAATGATTTGGAAACATTGtggaaataaaatggaaacattgtggaaatttctctttgtttatttatttaatttttataaatatattttaaattaaatttataatggataacattgaaaataattagGATAATAAGGTTAATGCACTAAattgttctatttttataaattaatataaataaaaaatggggtATATCGGCTTAAATTATATCTACTAATAACTTATATCAACGtcatacaatatttattaaaattattatttataataaaataagttcaatttatttattaaataatttaatacgACTGTGTataagtatttaattttttattgtggttaaaatttaaaatagaaatattatttaataatttaaaattgattaatttaattaattagtaatttaatatatagaaagagagataaataattatataaaacaaatataaatttatttattgtgatttatataaatataaataatgggATTATTAGGATCCTGTTTTAGAATCAATGTTGGATGGTATAGTTTGTAAgcatttgttttttctttttctatttttactatttagaAATcgcatttgaaattttttataattatttaaagataattattaACCAGGATTGTGACTTAAGAAAATTATCATcgtaaatttcattttaattatggaATAACGTCATATTAAGATAagaaatttcataatcttACATCTTACATCGTTATGTTGTCATGCATtgtcatcatataatatcattATAGAACATCATACAATATCATATGACATAATCATATAAATCaatcatgtcatcatacatcatacattaTACATCATCATCCTATAAAATAGTCACAACGTCATAcatataaagcataaatgacacatACAAGTTATCATGCATCAAACTAAATGACACATACAAGTTGTCATGCATCAAACAAGTCGTCCAACCTATctgatagtaagaccactta
This genomic interval carries:
- the LOC111789234 gene encoding basic blue protein-like isoform X1 — protein: MARQEGSSRAISMSTVAVAMALLLLLGFEHGDAAATFVVGDSNGWNLGVEGWPNGKVFRAGDILRFNYNPIIHNVVAVDEGGYRSCIAPRGAKVFNSGKDEIKLSTGHNFFICTTVGHCQFGMKIAINSL
- the LOC111789234 gene encoding basic blue protein-like isoform X2, translating into MARQEGSSRAISMSTVAVAMALLLLLGFEHGDAAATFVVGDSNGWNLGVEGWPNGKVFRAGDILIPSTGLILSSP